tatggggctAAATTGGCGGTGCTGTGATTGATGCAGcggtgttgatttagcgggtctggtgaagatgcgaTAAGTCGCTGGgaaagcgctctcccgtcaacttcaGTATATGACTtcaatgagaggcggaagctatgtcgaTAAGAGAgcctctcccaccaacatagagCAGGGTAGACACTTCGGCGAGTCGATGTAAACTATGTCGACTTAAGTTACGCAAGTTATGTAACATACATCAACTTACCCTGTAcagtagacaaggcctaattaaAATCTATGACTTTTAGGCACCGAAGTGCTTTTGAATACCCCACTatttgcctaaatacctttaaagataTGTCCCTTGGACACTGTAGAAAACAGGTTAGAAAgagagagtgtggggggggggggggcagggggaatgttTGCTtggtgatagatagatagatagatagatagatagatagatagatagatagatagatagatttttaaTGCCAGATAATcatttatgatcatctagtctggcttcctgcatatgagagagagtgagagagagagagaaagcctaTAATAAAGTTAGTTAAGTTAAAAGGAATGAAACATGTTGACTTAGAGGAATACTTATttaacatcacacacacacacgtactcCCTGCCATACTCAGCTTCACCTTCCCCTCTATTACCAGCCCCTGTTAGGAATGTTCCCAGCCTTGGGCAGCAGTACACACCTTCCCATCACTGCTTTCCTCAGAGCTTCTTtaacctccttgttcctcaggcAGTATATAATGGGGTTGAGCATGGGCGTCACCACCGTGTAGAACATGGACACCAGCTTGTTGAAGTTGACTGAGTCTTTGGAGTAGCTGGAGGTCGGCCGCACATACATGAACATCAGGGTGCCAAAGAAGATGGTCACCACAGCCAAGTGGGAGCCGCAGGTAGAGAAAGCTTTCTGGCGCCCCGGGGCTGAAGGGATCTGCAGGATTGTCACGATGATGAGAACATACGAGACCACGATTAGAAGGAAGGAGCTGACGATGACACTGGTGGCCACAATGAAATTGACTGTCTCGGCCTTGCGGGGGTCCCTACAGGACAGTTTCAGCAAGGGTGGGGCATCGCAGAAGAAATGGTTGATCTCGTTGGGCCCACAGAATGGCAGCTTGCAGAGGGAGACCAGAGGTGGAACATTGACAACAAAGGCACCTACCCAAGAGCATATGGCCAGACGAACACAAACCCTGTTGTTCATGAGGATCGGGTAGCGCAGCGGGTTGCAGATGGCTAAGTAGCGATCATAGGCCATGATGGCCAGGATGAAGCACTCAGCAGTACCCAAGGTGATGAGGAAGTACAGCTGGGCAAGGCAACCGGCATATGAGATGGACCTGTCTGTGGCCAGGAAGACCTGCAGCATCTTGGGAACAATGTTGGAGGTGTACCAGATCTCCAGGAAGGAGAAGTTGctgaggaagaagtacatgggggtgtggaggCGGAGCTCGAGACGTACTATCGTGATGATGACAATATGTCCAGACAAGGTCATGAGGTAGATGATCAAGCCCACAAAAAAGAGCAAGAGCTGCAGCTTCTGGAGGCTTGGGAAGCCCAGGATGATGAAGTGGGTTACAATTGTTGTGTTCCAAACCTCCATAGCCACATAGTGTCAGATCTTGGGGttaatacaaagaaaaatacaCAATGTCTTACTAGAATTAAACACATGATTAATTAAAGTGGCAGGAAATTGGggtggatagatagagagagagagaggggaggaggaggaggaagagagccttataagcccttgtattagaggcctggtatgaggcaggacctgcttacagaatttggcaagaatagggctgatattgcagaaatacatatttctaagaagtgctaagcacagagtacttacacaaacacattccaatattaagtggtaccagaacattctgatatcaaggatggtacaaaaacattcccccagGAACACattgacccctcctaaaagacaAGGTCAGGATAAAgtatgtaataaaaatgttttaattgaacCAACATGTATAAGGTGATGAGTAATAACTAGCCaggtcagggggcagtaactaatcTGATTGTTTTGTCCAgccgaggggggaatggaaagttcctccattcactgagctgtgtccattgtcatgggcatacataTCTTAGTATCCTCGTACAGTCTGCCAGGTGGTATTACTGTGCTTTGgagacaataaacctggcctggtgctTTCATACCTTAACgaatcttgtggtcattgggcggttcacTCGACGTATGCtctgccagctgtctgcacatagctggggcagcacacaaaaaaacccacacacacacagccaaacatctaacaacagagagagagaaagaaagagagggggggcatgtagatagatagatagatttgaaGCATTACACTCTTTCAGTTAGGTAATGGAAAGAATGGATATCACTCTGTAAAATCAAAACCAATCAACACATCTGATTCTTTATAATGAATACTTAGATAGACAGATTGCTGCAAACTTAATTTTGTATAAGACTAGAATTGGGCTTTTATCCACAACAGTGGTgatctcatttacttcagtgaagctatTCCTGATTTATAGCAGTGTAAATAAGAGCAGATTCATGTGCTCTGAATGATTGATAACAATTATATGAAGAACAATTCTGAATAACAAATCTACTCAAGAACATAGTTATCTGCTTGGAAAATAGGTCAAATTCTCTAAGGCATAAACTCTGCCCTCAGTATATCAGATAAATCTGGAGGAACACTAtccatttcagtggaattactcctacACTGGTTTGACTGTGGCTAGAATCTGATCCCACATCTTTCCCTGAAGTCCAGATTCTTTCTCTCACAGTACGTTTGAACTTGAGTAACCCATTGATTGCAGCTGAACTATTCACCGATGTCGGTACTACGGCGATGTGACTGAGTGCTGAGCCCCTTCAGCTGTATACCCCTGTAATTCTATTGAAATCCCCAGTGCAAAACTGCAATAGTGGAGTCCTGGATCAAGGTCTTTGTGACAGAGTTGGGATTGGGAACGTTTGTATTTGGAGATTTCATTTTCAGACACTTCTAATTTATGGGAAATCACAGTAAATATCTTTTTGTTATATCTTCTAACATTACATCCAACCATGTACAGTTCAGTTCTGCTTAGACACTGCAAAGGGGGAGAAAAGCACTAATAAAATCATGATCAGGAATTCAGGAATGCTTCATAGGATTGATTCCATTTTAATTACTCTGGTTTACTTTGGGACTGTCAAAGGAACCTCTCAATGagatatcagagtagcagccatgttagtctgtatccaggggtgaaagtaagttagaggacttaccttTATGCTGGAGTCCGGAGCAGGGGGCGtagcctcaaccggaagaggcgtggccttaaatccccaggccctttaaatcttgatttaaagggccagggctccatctgtggtagtggcagctgggagcccggggccctttaaatcacccccgagctaccagcggcagaggcggctgggagccccggggctcaggggcgatttaaagggcccagggctccagctgccgctaccacagtggagccccgggccctttaaatcactgaggagccctgggggctcccggctgccaccactaccccggggctctggcagagctttaaagggcctcgGGCTCCAAtgtggtagcagctgccagagccccgagccctttaaatctccacctaagccctgctgcccgagccctggggtaggggtgggggggggctctggcagggatttaaagggccctgggactccagccgctgctaccgccccggccctttaaatgcccgccggagccccactgccactaccccagggatTTGGCAGCAGGActccggcagggatttaaagggcctgggcagtagcagtggctggagctccggggccctttaaatccccaccgcagccccgccgctgctacgccagggctttaaattgccctctcagaaagctggtcctggtacggcgcaccggctcttaccggtacgccataccggggtgtaccggcttactttcacctctgactgtatccgcaaaaagaaaaggagtacttgtggcaccttagagactaacaaatttatttgagcataagctttcgtgagctacagctcacttcatcggattcatgcagtggaaaatacagtggggagattttatatacacagagaacatgaaacaatgggtgttacatacacactataatgacagagatcaggtaaggtgagcttttaccagcaggagagaaaaaaaaatcttttgtagtgataatcaaggtgggccatttccagcagttaacaagaacttgtgaggaacagtagggggggcagggaaataaacatggggaaatagttttactttgtgtaatgacacatccactcccagtctttattcaagcctaatttaatggtgtccagtttgcaaattaattccagttcagcagtctctccttggagtctgtttttgaagctttttctcctgctggtaatagctcaccttacctgatcactctcattacaatgtgtatggtaacacccactgtttcatgttctctgtgtatataaaatctccccactgtattttctactacatgcatctgatgaagtgagctgtagctcatgaaagcttatgctcaaataaattggttagtctctaaggtgccacaagtactccttttctttcaatgaGATTTCGGTGCCTAACTCACTGAAACTGCTTCAAAAATCCCAACCTTCATTGGCTGaaggcaaatatttttaaagtatttaggtacctagtgggatttttaaaaaaaaccttggtGTCTAGCACCTGTCCTCtatgcctttgaaaattaggtccctaaataccttttaaaaagtaGCTATAAGTCTTATAGAGAGATAAAACACACATTGCACCACAGTTCAGATGAAACAGAACTAGAAATATCAAAAAGCAGAGTTGTTAATTTAAATACCCAGGCACGCCTTTTGtaggtgttgtgcagatttcctttgaggatgagcaACAATGGGCTGAAAATGGAGTGATCCCTTTATGAAAAGTGTTCCCCCACAGGCGATgtggtggttttgtcttttatcattttcctgtgtgacttcATCCAAGAGCTAGCAATtgcctggtttcacccacatagtttttATTGGACATTTGATGCACCAGAGGAGTACACCACATGttatgataggcatgtgtaggacccatggatcttgaaagatgtgttgtgtGGGCTGTTGAGCCTAGGAACCTACATTCATAACTCTACTTCACACTAAAAGCCATGGGATGAACAGAGACACTGGCTTTATGGCTCTTTACAACAATTTGTAGCACACCCCACtgcctgctacccattaattgcCCTCTTTGGTTCAATTGGTCTCTTAAAGCTTGTGTGAATGCCTTACGTTTAAccatctgtcccaccttgtatttagcttggaaACTCTagttaccttctccagacctgaggaagaagTCTGTAAAGCTTGAAAGCATGTCCTTTCCACCAAAAGAAGCTGGTccaacctcacccaccttctgcCTCTCTAGAAGTTCTTTGACTCGCTCCAATATCAATATTCtttaaagcctggtctacacaaaaTTATAGGGCTAGTATAAGTATGTTGATTAGAAGTCTATTTTTTAACTAATACAGTCATAGCTGAACAGCCCCTAATATGGGTGCAGCTATACCAGAATAATGTTGATTGATACCAGTAaatcttattccccttcctgcatGGCTATAGCAGGTATACATACTatatatgtcataaatataaagggaagggtaaagccctttaaaatccctcctggccagaggaaaaatcctctcacttgtaaagggttaagaagctaggataacctcgctggcacctgaccacaatgaccaatgaggagaaaagatactttcaaaagctggggggaggaaaaaacaaagagtctgtctgtgtgatgcttttgccggagacagaacaggaatggagtcttagaacttagtaagtaatctagctagatatgcgttagattatgatttctttaaatggctgagaaattaagctgtgctgaatagaatggatattcctgtctgtgtgtctttttgtaacttaaggttttgcctagagggattccctatgttttgaatctaattaccatgtaaggtatttaccgtcctgattttacagaggtgattttttttattgttacttcttttttactgttacttctattaaaattcttcttttcaagaccggaatgttttttttcattgttctaagatccaagggtttgggtctgtggtcacctatgcaaattggtgaggatttttaccaaaccttcccaaggaagtggggtgcaagggttgggaggattttgggaggaaagatgtttccaaacaacactttcctaataaaataaacccaaataaacatttggtggtggcagtggaagtccaagggcaaaaggtaaaatagtttgtaccttgcgtaagttttaacctaagctggtaaaagtaagcttaggaggttttcatgcaggtccccacatctgtaccctagagttcagagtggggaaggaaccatgacaATATGCAATAATGGTGTAAGCACATTTATTCtgctataactgcatccacacttggAGTTGAACTGCTCTAATTATACCGGTGTAGACAAAGTCTAATTTTGCCATTCAAATCAAAAG
This portion of the Chelonia mydas isolate rCheMyd1 chromosome 13, rCheMyd1.pri.v2, whole genome shotgun sequence genome encodes:
- the LOC122462663 gene encoding olfactory receptor 11L1-like is translated as MEVWNTTIVTHFIILGFPSLQKLQLLLFFVGLIIYLMTLSGHIVIITIVRLELRLHTPMYFFLSNFSFLEIWYTSNIVPKMLQVFLATDRSISYAGCLAQLYFLITLGTAECFILAIMAYDRYLAICNPLRYPILMNNRVCVRLAICSWVGAFVVNVPPLVSLCKLPFCGPNEINHFFCDAPPLLKLSCRDPRKAETVNFIVATSVIVSSFLLIVVSYVLIIVTILQIPSAPGRQKAFSTCGSHLAVVTIFFGTLMFMYVRPTSSYSKDSVNFNKLVSMFYTVVTPMLNPIIYCLRNKEVKEALRKAVMGRCVLLPKAGNIPNRGW